In one window of Zingiber officinale cultivar Zhangliang chromosome 11A, Zo_v1.1, whole genome shotgun sequence DNA:
- the LOC122032964 gene encoding pyruvate kinase, cytosolic isozyme-like, translating to MANIDIEGILKSLPDEGRLPKTKIVCTLGPASRSVPMLEKLIRAGMNVARFNFSHGTHEYHQETLDNLRIAMQNTGILCAVMLDTKGPEIRTGFLEDGKPVQLREGQEITISTDYSIKGDENTISMSYKKLPVDLKPGNTILCADGTITMTVLSCDPAAGTVRCRCQNTAKLGERKNVNLPGVVVDLPTLTEKDKEDILGWGVPNKIDMIALSFVRKGSDLVTVREVLGTHANTIKLMSKVENQEGVVNFDEILKETDAFMVARGDLGMEIPVEKIFLAQKMMIYKCNLAGKPVVTATQMLESMIKSPRPTRAEATDVANAVLDGTDCVMLSGESAAGAYPELAVRIMARICLEAESSLDYAAIFKAMIRSAPMPMSPLESLASSAVRTANKARAALIVVLTRGGTTAKLVAKYRPRVPVLSVVVPALTTDTFGWSVSDESPAKHSLIHRGLVPLLAEGSAKATDTESTDEILEAALKSAVAKGYCKQGDAVVALHRIGIASVIKICIVK from the exons ATGGCGAACATCGACATCGAGGGGATCCTGAAGTCACTGCCCGACGAGGGACGCTTGCCGAAGACGAAGATCGTGTGCACGCTAGGACCGGCGTCGAGGTCGGTGCCGATGCTGGAGAAACTGATCCGGGCGGGCATGAACGTCGCGAGGTTCAACTTCTCCCATGGGACGCACGAGTATCACCAGGAAACCCTCGACAACCTCAGGATCGCCATGCAAAACACCGGGATCTTGTGCGCCGTCATGCTCGATACCAAG GGTCCTGAGATCCGCACTGGCTTCCTGGAGGATGGCAAACCAGTACAACTCAGGGAGGGGCAAGAAATCACCATCAGCACAGATTACAGCATCAAGGGCGACGAGAACACCATCTCCATGAGTTACAAGAAGCTGCCGGTAGACCTGAAACCTGGAAACACCATCTTGTGTGCGGACGGCACAATAACCATGACCGTGCTGTCGTGTGACCCTGCCGCCGGAACTGTGAGATGCCGGTGCCAGAACACCGCGAAGCTTGGCGAGAGGAAGAACGTCAATCTTCCCGGCGTCGTGGTGGACCTCCCCACTCTGACGGAGAAGGACAAGGAAGACATACTGGGATGGGGTGTTCCCAACAAGATCGATATGATCGCCCTCTCTTTCGTGCGCAAAGGCTCGGATCTCGTCACTGTTCGGGAGGTTCTAGGGACTCATGCAAATACCATCAAGCTCATGTCGAAG GTGGAGAACCAGGAAGGCGTCGTAAATTTCGACGAGATATTGAAGGAGACCGATGCTTTTATGGTTGCTCGCGGTGATCTCGGAATGGAGATTCCCGTGGAGAAGATATTCCTCGCCCAGAAAATGATGATCTACAAGTGCAACCTCGCCGGGAAGCCTGTCGTGACGGCCACCCAGATGCTCGAGTCCATGATCAAGTCTCCTCGCCCCACACGCGCCGAGGCCACGGACGTCGCCAACGCCGTCCTCGACGGCACGGACTGCGTCATGCTCAGCGGCGAGAGCGCCGCCGGCGCGTACCCGGAGCTGGCCGTGCGGATCATGGCCCGGATATGCTTGGAGGCCGAGTCGTCCCTGGATTACGCGGCCATCTTCAAGGCGATGATACGGTCGGCGCCGATGCCGATGAGCCCCTTGGAGAGCCTCGCGTCCTCCGCGGTGCGCACGGCCAACAAAGCCAGGGCCGCGCTGATCGTGGTCTTGACGCGAGGCGGGACCACGGCCAAGCTTGTGGCCAAGTACCGGCCGCGGGTGCCAGTGCTGTCGGTGGTGGTGCCGGCGCTCACAACGGACACGTTCGGCTGGAGCGTGAGTGACGAGAGCCCCGCTAAGCACAGCCTCATCCACAGGGGGCTCGTGCCGCTGCTGGCGGAGGGCTCGGCCAAGGCCACCGACACGGAGTCCACAGACGAGATCCTGGAGGCTGCGCTCAAGTCTGCAGTGGCAAAGGGATACTGCAAGCAGGGCGACGCCGTCGTCGCACTCCATCGGATCGGCATTGCTTCCGTGATCAAGATCTGCATCGTGAAATGA
- the LOC122032962 gene encoding mitochondrial proton/calcium exchanger protein-like, with the protein MASQAIIRRKKYLLRHLNLPARSCSSFLRFGLERYSHETDTRPLHQVSEQSRCEAEISGRKWNVLLAGKEEESLSFSRWRFAPCPPGGISVSGFIHDRRELAFPFAVRGLSQCIHTASTATAGRPVMRGEKEPNEDLAEKQIKEASPEECDQAVEGLSTAKAKAKAKQMQDSSKTAQSFMHKFWAKLLGIGPALKAVASMSRADWAAKLTHWKGEFVSTMQHYWLGLKLLWADARISSRLLLKLAAGKSLTRRERQQLMRTTADIFRLVPFSVFIIVPFMEFLLPVFLKLFPNMLPSTFQDKMKEQEALKRKLKAKLEYAKFLQDTVKEMAKEVQTSHSGEVKQTAEDLDEFLNKVRTGAPVSNDEILNFAKLFNDELTLDNISRPRLINMCKYMGIPPYGTDNYLRFMLRRKLQKIKEDDKLIQAEGVESLSEEELRQAYTERGHLGLLSTEEMRQQLRDWLDLSLNHAVPSSLLILSRAFTVSGKLKPEEAVVATLSSLPDEVVDTVGTVLPSEDSISERRRKLEFLEMQEELIKEEEKKQVKEEKVKMTESEVINEDVALKEMTDPTAREKEELAKAKALEKQEQLCQLSRALAVLASASSVNRERQEFLSLVGKEIDLYKTLLEKVGTEGEEEAKKAYRAARKESDHAAEIAVGHKVSSALIDKVDAMLQKLEKEIDDVDAKIGDRWKLLDRDHDGKVTPEEVATAAMYLKDTIGKEGVEELIGNLSRDREGKILVEDIVKLAAQTEVADEK; encoded by the exons ATGGCTTCCCAAGCAATAATCAGACGGAAAAAGTACCTCTTGAGGCATCTGAATCTTCCTGCACGCTCATGTTCTAGTTTCTTGAGATTTGGGCTCGAAAGATATAGTCATGAAACAGACACCAGGCCTCTACATCAGGTATCTGAGCAGAGCCGCTGTGAAGCTGAGATTAGTGGAAGGAAATGGAATGTTTTGTTGGCAGGCAAAGAAGAAGAATCACTGAGCTTTAGTCGATGGCGTTTTGCTCCTTGTCCACCTGGTGGAATTTCTGTTTCAGGATTTATCCATGATAGACGAGAGCTTGCTTTTCCCTTTGCTGTCAGAGGTTTATCACAGTGCATTCACACTGCATCTACAGCCACAGCTGGTCGACCAGTAATGCGTGGTGAGAAAGAGCCTAATGAAGATCTGGCCGAAAAGCAGATTAAGGAAGCATCTCCTGAGGAGTGCGATCAGGCTGTGGAAGGATTAAGCACTGCGAAAGCTAAAGCAAAAGCCAAACAAATGCAAGATTCCTCAAAGACTGCTCAATCATTTATGCACAAGTTTTGGGCAAAGCTTCTGGGAATTGGTCCTGCCCTAAAAGCAGTTGCTTCCATGAGCAG AGCAGATTGGGCTGCAAAATTGACGCATTGGAAGGGTGAATTTGTATCTACCATGCAACATTATTGGCTTGGTCTGAAACTATTATGGGCTGACGCAAGAATCTCTTCAAGGTTGTTGCTTAAGTTGGCTGCTGGAAAGAGTCTCACTAGAAGAGAAAGGCAGCAATTGATGCGCACCACTGCGGATATCTTTCGACTAGTTCCTTTTTCTGTTTTTATCATAGTTCCATTTATGGAATTCCTCTTACCAGTGTTCCTAAAATTATTCCCAAACATGTTGCCATCTACTTTCCAGGATAAGATGAAAGAACAG GAGGCTCTGAAGAGGAAACTTAAAGCAAAACTAGAGTATGCGAAGTTTCTTCAGGATACTGTTAAAGAGATGGCAAAGGAAGTTCAGACTTCACATAGTGGAGAAGTTAAGCAGACTGCAGAGGATTTAGATGAATTTTTAAACAAG GTCAGGACTGGCGCACCTGTTTCCAATGATGAAATCTTGAATTTTGCAAAATTATTTAATGATGAGCTTACTTTGGACAATATCAGCAG GCCTAGATTGATCAACATGTGCAAATATATGGGGATCCCACCATATGGAACTGACAATTATTTACGGTTCATGCTCCGAAGGAAGTTACAGAA GATTAAAGAAGATGATAAGTTGATCCAAGCAGAAGGTGTGGAATCTCTTTCAGAGGAGGAACTTAGACAAGCTTATACCGAACGAGGTCATTTGGGCTTGCTTTCCACAGAGGAAATGCGCCAACAG CTTCGTGACTGGTTGGATTTGTCCCTTAATCATGCCGTTCCCTCTTCTCTCCTGATACTCTCAAG agCCTTCACTGTATCTGGAAAGTTGAAACCTGAAGAAGCTGTTGTGGCCACACTATCTTCTTTACCAGATGAGGTTGTAGATACAGTTGGTACTGTCTTGCCATCTGAAGATTCTATTTCTGAGAGGAGGAGAAAATTGGAGTTCCTCGAAATGCAGGAAGAACTTATCAAG gaggaagagaaaaaacaAGTGAAAGAGGAGAAGGTGAAGATGACAGAGTCTGAAGTCATCAATGAGGATGTAGCATTGAAGGAGATGACTGACCCTACTGCTAGGGAAAAAGAAGAGTTGGCTAAAGCAAAAGCACTAGAAAAGCAGGAGCAACTCTGTCAACTAAGCCGTGCATTGGCTGTACTTGCTTCAGCTTCA TCAGTGAATAGGGAGCGGCAAGAATTCCTTAGCCTTGTTGGTAAGGAG ATTGATTTGTACAAAACATTACTGGAGAAAGTGGGTACAGAAGGTGAAGAAGAGGCCAAAAAGGCATATAGGGCGGCCAGGAAGGAGAGTGATCATGCAGCTGAAATAGCTGTTGGGCACAAGGTTTCGTCAGCCTTGATAGACAAG GTTGATGCCATGCTACAGAAACTTGAAAAGGAGATTGATGATGTAGATGCTAAAATTGGTGATCGTTGGAAGCTACTTGACAG GGACCATGACGGCAAAGTGACACCAGAAGAGGTAGCCACCGCTGCCATGTATCTGAAAGACACTATAGGAAAGGAGGGCGTGGAAGAACTCATTGGCAATCTTTCTAGAGATAGAG AAGGAAAGATTCTCGTTGAAGATATTGTAAAACTGGCAGCTCAAACTGAAGTTGCCGATGAGAAGTGA